Proteins encoded in a region of the Bactrocera tryoni isolate S06 chromosome 4, CSIRO_BtryS06_freeze2, whole genome shotgun sequence genome:
- the LOC120775031 gene encoding intraflagellar transport protein 140 homolog isoform X2, giving the protein MTLYFDTKVEFLDFDAVSTIGNWHLTEPLFAVASYSQERGGSITIFTDSGEPQRDVTYPVHPTSQVSALAWHPEKVLLATGWENGDIHVWFAGHREFASVHGPHKAPIVLLDFSEQGGRMVTADSMGLLTGWRCDGQYQFLTMFSHDLRDVLLHVTFRRTIESEVREEIVNLAKAAVAGDDAALDTLTNWRPRTAARSMIHAGVKDNHCFYVGTQNGVMYYINQGGACTEVLKNNTVPIMQMLWHPKKDAVICLMEDMTIALYLVESTGILTELDRVKLSGNLSGKGGAISWAGNSLAIITGDLSVRIWDIEKSDNYLLKMDLPTISVLGSSISLDGNSASTNVFSNDTSEKSSSTLNSRKLHKLTQPTNELFTCLAYSTSNQTLCAGTNQGNIYTWKRRVGVFDMPEESWQLTNISTVRGAVKQCMWGFNELAKPCMLINCISNVYVLKEQPLLSFYTRDLWAVQRNAKAIYLEHAIGKHALIQTDFVIIALALNQLNMIISNGRAISAYNIEKVQKVDDFRIEAYTDDSTTKGSNEKDSNLNVKLIQTFNAECLGLHIHNQNIFCLNSNEVMIYSIGGVVLNKILANDNEGKIIGMDLTGVYLSVFTMNGFVKAYDVSRHDPKLIFPGKSGYDLFDDFGEVILVKCNTAGTHLAVLIANRNFVPKPILYCWNFERNLLMEHNLTHNSNETNTNSCMPVNVYWDTDEPRLLAIEVKSMQQLQEPKQNHTKAGTNCNHSIESVIMVLFFSEKNKLNILETRSLVMAEQLINLCVPNVITLDINLVKERPLQDFVDLIKCDPNIRKMVLNFSLHIAEGNMDLAYRSIRSIQSPTIWTNLAKMCVQTSRLDVAKVCMGHLGKARSVRAIRQAMEDDDLEDEAKLAVLATELGMHDKAIELYKKCGRFDLLNKLLQARGKIDEAINVAETEDRVHLKNTYFHKAQQLKESGDIKAALEYFEKSHNPVQNITQMLLDNPLAMKRYMQNCTDPKMLKWWGQYIESSGDMDAALAVYQKAEDWFSQVKILCYLGKISKADVIARQSGDRAACYHLARHYENVGKFQEAIMFYTRAQTFSNAIRICKENDFQDELWTVASSSRSRDKAIAAAYFEECGSFKRAVELYHRAGMLHKALEMAFESEQPEVLEIIASELTVDSDSELVNRCADFFTSIEQHQKAVYLLAKTMHLKRSLQICMEKGVPITEELAEMLTPNKNEFNEEMRIEILTQLGELLQQQGDYHTATKKFTQAGDKVRAMKSLLKSGSTEKIIFFANMSRQREVYIMAANYLQALNWQEDEHILKHIVTFYSKGQAYDSLANFYAICAQIEIEEYHNYEKALKAMLEAANCLKKLGHSQHALNNLEKTIADVRKVLDIQNAMKNNDNQAIISGCRNMLIKPETPPIRQADILAMLVRALAYSKQWPEAGRALKELALKDNAWSTIGLVDKALVQKIAKECNLDFDIIWNSGRRHVNIKESETDQDNEEEIEEELR; this is encoded by the exons ATGACGCTTTATTTTGACACCAAAGTGGAATTTCTTGACTTCGATGCAGTTAGCACCATCGGAAATTGGCACCTCACTGAACCACTATTTGCTGTAGCTTCCTACAGCCAGGAGCGTGGCGGGTCTATAACAATTTTCACAGATTCG GGTGAACCTCAACGCGATGTCACCTATCCTGTACATCCGACATCGCAGGTTTCAGCACTAGCCTGGCATCCCGAAAAAGTGTTGTTGGCCACCGGCTGGGAAAATGGTGATATACATGTTTGGTTTGCGGGCCATCGTGAATTCGCTAGTGTTCACGGCCCACATAAAGCGCCCATAGTGTTGTTGGACTTTAGCGAACAAGGTGGACGTATGGTTACCGCCGATTCGATGGGTCTGCTCACGGGTTGGCGTTGCGATGGTCAGTAtcaatttttaacaatgttttcACATGATTTGCGTGATGTGCTGCTGCATGTCACCTTTCGACGGACTATTGAGAGTGAGGTGCGTGAGGAAATAGTAAATTTAGCCAAGGCGGCAGTGGCAGGCGATGATGCGGCACTCGATACGCTAACTAACTGGCGACCGCGGACAGCGGCGAGGAGTATGATTCACGCAGGTGTCAAAGATAACCACTGTTTCTATGTGGGTACGCAAAACGGTGTAATGTACTACATAAATCAGGGTGGCGCCTGTACAGAggtcctcaaaaataataccgtGCCAATCATGCAAATGCTGTGGCACCCTAAGAA AGATGCCGTTATTTGTTTGATGGAGGACATGACAATTGCTTTGTATTTGGTGGAGTCGACGGGTATATTAACTGAGTTGGATCGAGTTAAGTTGAGCGGGAACTTATCTGGCAAGGGCGGTGCTATTTCATGGGCGGGAAATAGCTTGGCAATTATAACCG GTGATCTAAGCGTACGGATTTGGGATATCGAAAAAAGCGATAACTATCTACTGAAAATGGACTTGCCTA CAATTTCTGTATTAGGATCCTCGATTAGCCTCGACGGTAACTCTGCCAGTACAAATGTTTTCAGCAATGACACGAGCGAAAAGTCCTCATCTACACTAAACAGCCGCAAATTGCATAAACTCACACAACCGACAAACGAGCTCTTCACTTGCCTTGCGTACAGCACAAGCAACCAGACTCTTTGTGCCGGTACCAATCAAGGCAACATTTACACTTGGAAGCGGCGTGTAGGCGTTTTCGATATGCCTGAGGAATCGTGGCAGTTGACTAACATATCGACAGTACGCGGCGCCGTTAAACAATGCATGTGGGGATTCAATGAGTTGGCCAAGCCGTGTATGCTGATCAACTGCATTTCAAACGTTTACGTGCTCAAG GAACAACCTTTGTTATCATTTTACACCCGCGATTTGTGGGCAGTTCAGCGTAATGCAAAAGCTATTTATCTTGAGCACGCGATCGGCAAGCATGCGCTCATTCAAACGGATTTTGTAATTATTGCCTTGGCACTTAATCAATTAAATATGATCATTAGTAACGGTCGAGCTATATCTGCATATAACATTGAGAAGGTGCAAAAGGTGGATGACTTTAGGATTGAGGCATATACAGATGACAGCACTACCAAGGGCAGCAATGAAAAGGATTCAAATCTAAATGTGAAACTCATACAGACATTCAATGCGGAGTGTTTAGGCCTGCACATACACAATCagaatattttctgtttaaacTCAAATGAAGTGATGATTTACTCAATTGGTGGCGTTGTGCTCAATAAAATTTTGGCAAATGACAATGAAG GGAAAATAATTGGCATGGACCTCACTGGTGTCTATTTGAGTGTTTTCACAATGAATGGTTTCGTTAAAGCTTATGATGTTTCTCGGCACGATCCTAAGTTAATTTTTCCTGGAAAATCAGGTTACGACTTATTTGATGATTTTGGTGAAGTGATTTTAGTTAAATGCAACACAGCTGGCACCCATTTAGCTGTGCTAATTGCAAATCGCAATTTTGTTCCAAAACCCATTCTATATTGTTGGAATTTCGAACGTAATCTTTTGATGGAACATAACCTCACACATAATTCGAACGAAACTAATACTAATTCTTG CATGCCCGTAAATGTATATTGGGATACAGATGAGCCACGTCTACTTGCTATTGAGGTGAAATCAATGCAGCAGCTACAGGAGCCAAAACAAAATCATACAAAAGCTGGGACCAATTGCAACCATAGTATCGAGTCTGTAattatggttttatttttttctgaaaaaaataaattgaatatactCGAAACACGCTCATTAGTCATGGCGGAGCAACTGATCAATCTATGCGTCCCTAATGTG ATAACTTTGGATATAAATCTTGTTAAAGAGCGTCCACTGCAAGATTTCGTCGATCTTATTAAGTGTGACCCCAATATACGAAAAATGGTTTTAAACTTCAGTCTACACATTGCCGAGGGCAACATGGATTTAGCTTATCGCTCCATACGATCAATTCAATCTCCAACGATTTGGACAAATTTAGCAAAAATGTGCGTTCAAACTAGTCGCTTGGATGTTGCAAAGGTATGCATGGGCCATTTGGGTAAGGCGCGCTCCGTACGTGCCATTCGCCAAGCGATGGAAGATGATGACCTTGAAGATGAAGCAAAACTTGCGGTACTCGCTACTGAATTGGGTATGCACGATAAAGCAATTGAGTTATACAAAAAATGTGGCAGATTTGATTTACTGAACAAATTATTGCAGGCGCGTGGAAAAATAGATGAG GCTATAAATGTGGCCGAGACGGAAGATCGTGTTcacttaaaaaatacatattttcacaaGGCACAGCAATTAAAAGAGAGCGGAGATATTAAGGCCGCACTGGAATACTTTGAAAAATCTCATAATCCAGTACAAAATATAACACAAATGCTTCTGGATAATCCTCTAGCGATGAAG CGTTATATGCAAAATTGTACTGATCCGAAAATGCTTAAATGGTGGGGTCAGTATATTGAAAGTTCTGGTGATATGGATGCTGCATTGGCCGTATATCAGAAGGCGGAGGATTGGTTTTCTCAA GTTAAAATACTTTGCTATTTAGGGAAAATTTCGAAAGCGGATGTCATAGCAAGACAATCTGGAGACAGAGCTGCCTGTTATCACTTAGCACGTCATTATGAGAATGTTGGAAAGTTCCAAGAAGCCATAATGTTCTACACACGGGCTCAAACGTTTAGCAACGCTATACGTATTTGTAAGGAAAATGATTTCCAAGATGAACTCTGGACCGTGGCTAGTTCTTCTCGTAGTCGTGATAAAGCGATTGCAGCCGCATACTTTGAAGAATGTGGATCTTTCAAACGTGCTGTAGAGTTATACCATCGCGCTGGCATGCTTCATAAGGCACTAGAAATGGCCTTTGAGTCGGAACAACCCGAAGTGCTAGAAATAATTGCGTCGGAATTAACCGTCGATTCAGATTCAGAGCTGGTGAATCGCTGTGCGGACTTTTTCACGAGTATCGAACAACATCAAAAGGCGGTTTATTTGTTGGCAAAGACAATGCATTTGAAGCGATCGTTACAAATCTGTATGGAGAAAGGAGTGCCGATCACCGAGGAACTTGCCGAGATGCTCACACCGAACAAAAACGAATTTAATGAAGAAATGCGAATTGAAATTCTTACACAGTTGGGTGAATTGTTACAACAACAAGGTGACTATCACACTGCTACCAAGAAATTCACTCAAGCCGGAGATAAAGTGCGAGCCATGAAGAGTTTGCTAAAATCGGGCAGCActgaaaaaatcatatttttcgcaAATATGTCCCGACAGCGCGAGGTATATATCATGGCAGCCAATTACTTGCAAGCGTTGAATTGGCAAGAGGATGAACATATTCTTAAACATATTGTGACATTTTACTCGAAAGGTCAAGCATATGATTCCTTAGCAAATTTTTATGCTATTTGCGCACAAATCGAAATCGAAGAATATCACAACTATGAAAAAGCTTTGAAGGCAATGCTTGAGGCGgcaaattgcttaaaaaaactTGGACATTCACAACATGCGCTcaataatttggaaaaaaccATAGCAGATGTGCGAAAAGTTTTGGATATACAAAACGCAATGAAAAATAACGATAATCAAGCAATAATTTCCGGCTGTCGGAATATGTTAA taaaacCAGAAACGCCACCAATACGCCAAGCGGATATTCTTGCAATGTTGGTTCGTGCATTGGCTTATTCGAAACAGTGGCCCGAAGCCGGACGAGCTTTAAAAGAATTGGCTTTGAAGGATAATGCTTGGAGCACTATTGGATTGGTTGACAAAGCCTTAgtgcaaaaaatagcaaaagaaTGCAACCTAGACTTTGATATTATTTGGAATTCCGGTCGAAGACATGTCAATATTAAAGAAAGCGAAACCGATCAGGATAACGAAGAAGAGATAGAAGAGGAATTACGATAA
- the LOC120775031 gene encoding intraflagellar transport protein 140 homolog isoform X1, with the protein MTLYFDTKVEFLDFDAVSTIGNWHLTEPLFAVASYSQERGGSITIFTDSGEPQRDVTYPVHPTSQVSALAWHPEKVLLATGWENGDIHVWFAGHREFASVHGPHKAPIVLLDFSEQGGRMVTADSMGLLTGWRCDGQYQFLTMFSHDLRDVLLHVTFRRTIESEVREEIVNLAKAAVAGDDAALDTLTNWRPRTAARSMIHAGVKDNHCFYVGTQNGVMYYINQGGACTEVLKNNTVPIMQMLWHPKKDAVICLMEDMTIALYLVESTGILTELDRVKLSGNLSGKGGAISWAGNSLAIITGDLSVRIWDIEKSDNYLLKMDLPSTAISVLGSSISLDGNSASTNVFSNDTSEKSSSTLNSRKLHKLTQPTNELFTCLAYSTSNQTLCAGTNQGNIYTWKRRVGVFDMPEESWQLTNISTVRGAVKQCMWGFNELAKPCMLINCISNVYVLKEQPLLSFYTRDLWAVQRNAKAIYLEHAIGKHALIQTDFVIIALALNQLNMIISNGRAISAYNIEKVQKVDDFRIEAYTDDSTTKGSNEKDSNLNVKLIQTFNAECLGLHIHNQNIFCLNSNEVMIYSIGGVVLNKILANDNEGKIIGMDLTGVYLSVFTMNGFVKAYDVSRHDPKLIFPGKSGYDLFDDFGEVILVKCNTAGTHLAVLIANRNFVPKPILYCWNFERNLLMEHNLTHNSNETNTNSCMPVNVYWDTDEPRLLAIEVKSMQQLQEPKQNHTKAGTNCNHSIESVIMVLFFSEKNKLNILETRSLVMAEQLINLCVPNVITLDINLVKERPLQDFVDLIKCDPNIRKMVLNFSLHIAEGNMDLAYRSIRSIQSPTIWTNLAKMCVQTSRLDVAKVCMGHLGKARSVRAIRQAMEDDDLEDEAKLAVLATELGMHDKAIELYKKCGRFDLLNKLLQARGKIDEAINVAETEDRVHLKNTYFHKAQQLKESGDIKAALEYFEKSHNPVQNITQMLLDNPLAMKRYMQNCTDPKMLKWWGQYIESSGDMDAALAVYQKAEDWFSQVKILCYLGKISKADVIARQSGDRAACYHLARHYENVGKFQEAIMFYTRAQTFSNAIRICKENDFQDELWTVASSSRSRDKAIAAAYFEECGSFKRAVELYHRAGMLHKALEMAFESEQPEVLEIIASELTVDSDSELVNRCADFFTSIEQHQKAVYLLAKTMHLKRSLQICMEKGVPITEELAEMLTPNKNEFNEEMRIEILTQLGELLQQQGDYHTATKKFTQAGDKVRAMKSLLKSGSTEKIIFFANMSRQREVYIMAANYLQALNWQEDEHILKHIVTFYSKGQAYDSLANFYAICAQIEIEEYHNYEKALKAMLEAANCLKKLGHSQHALNNLEKTIADVRKVLDIQNAMKNNDNQAIISGCRNMLIKPETPPIRQADILAMLVRALAYSKQWPEAGRALKELALKDNAWSTIGLVDKALVQKIAKECNLDFDIIWNSGRRHVNIKESETDQDNEEEIEEELR; encoded by the exons ATGACGCTTTATTTTGACACCAAAGTGGAATTTCTTGACTTCGATGCAGTTAGCACCATCGGAAATTGGCACCTCACTGAACCACTATTTGCTGTAGCTTCCTACAGCCAGGAGCGTGGCGGGTCTATAACAATTTTCACAGATTCG GGTGAACCTCAACGCGATGTCACCTATCCTGTACATCCGACATCGCAGGTTTCAGCACTAGCCTGGCATCCCGAAAAAGTGTTGTTGGCCACCGGCTGGGAAAATGGTGATATACATGTTTGGTTTGCGGGCCATCGTGAATTCGCTAGTGTTCACGGCCCACATAAAGCGCCCATAGTGTTGTTGGACTTTAGCGAACAAGGTGGACGTATGGTTACCGCCGATTCGATGGGTCTGCTCACGGGTTGGCGTTGCGATGGTCAGTAtcaatttttaacaatgttttcACATGATTTGCGTGATGTGCTGCTGCATGTCACCTTTCGACGGACTATTGAGAGTGAGGTGCGTGAGGAAATAGTAAATTTAGCCAAGGCGGCAGTGGCAGGCGATGATGCGGCACTCGATACGCTAACTAACTGGCGACCGCGGACAGCGGCGAGGAGTATGATTCACGCAGGTGTCAAAGATAACCACTGTTTCTATGTGGGTACGCAAAACGGTGTAATGTACTACATAAATCAGGGTGGCGCCTGTACAGAggtcctcaaaaataataccgtGCCAATCATGCAAATGCTGTGGCACCCTAAGAA AGATGCCGTTATTTGTTTGATGGAGGACATGACAATTGCTTTGTATTTGGTGGAGTCGACGGGTATATTAACTGAGTTGGATCGAGTTAAGTTGAGCGGGAACTTATCTGGCAAGGGCGGTGCTATTTCATGGGCGGGAAATAGCTTGGCAATTATAACCG GTGATCTAAGCGTACGGATTTGGGATATCGAAAAAAGCGATAACTATCTACTGAAAATGGACTTGCCTAGTACtg CAATTTCTGTATTAGGATCCTCGATTAGCCTCGACGGTAACTCTGCCAGTACAAATGTTTTCAGCAATGACACGAGCGAAAAGTCCTCATCTACACTAAACAGCCGCAAATTGCATAAACTCACACAACCGACAAACGAGCTCTTCACTTGCCTTGCGTACAGCACAAGCAACCAGACTCTTTGTGCCGGTACCAATCAAGGCAACATTTACACTTGGAAGCGGCGTGTAGGCGTTTTCGATATGCCTGAGGAATCGTGGCAGTTGACTAACATATCGACAGTACGCGGCGCCGTTAAACAATGCATGTGGGGATTCAATGAGTTGGCCAAGCCGTGTATGCTGATCAACTGCATTTCAAACGTTTACGTGCTCAAG GAACAACCTTTGTTATCATTTTACACCCGCGATTTGTGGGCAGTTCAGCGTAATGCAAAAGCTATTTATCTTGAGCACGCGATCGGCAAGCATGCGCTCATTCAAACGGATTTTGTAATTATTGCCTTGGCACTTAATCAATTAAATATGATCATTAGTAACGGTCGAGCTATATCTGCATATAACATTGAGAAGGTGCAAAAGGTGGATGACTTTAGGATTGAGGCATATACAGATGACAGCACTACCAAGGGCAGCAATGAAAAGGATTCAAATCTAAATGTGAAACTCATACAGACATTCAATGCGGAGTGTTTAGGCCTGCACATACACAATCagaatattttctgtttaaacTCAAATGAAGTGATGATTTACTCAATTGGTGGCGTTGTGCTCAATAAAATTTTGGCAAATGACAATGAAG GGAAAATAATTGGCATGGACCTCACTGGTGTCTATTTGAGTGTTTTCACAATGAATGGTTTCGTTAAAGCTTATGATGTTTCTCGGCACGATCCTAAGTTAATTTTTCCTGGAAAATCAGGTTACGACTTATTTGATGATTTTGGTGAAGTGATTTTAGTTAAATGCAACACAGCTGGCACCCATTTAGCTGTGCTAATTGCAAATCGCAATTTTGTTCCAAAACCCATTCTATATTGTTGGAATTTCGAACGTAATCTTTTGATGGAACATAACCTCACACATAATTCGAACGAAACTAATACTAATTCTTG CATGCCCGTAAATGTATATTGGGATACAGATGAGCCACGTCTACTTGCTATTGAGGTGAAATCAATGCAGCAGCTACAGGAGCCAAAACAAAATCATACAAAAGCTGGGACCAATTGCAACCATAGTATCGAGTCTGTAattatggttttatttttttctgaaaaaaataaattgaatatactCGAAACACGCTCATTAGTCATGGCGGAGCAACTGATCAATCTATGCGTCCCTAATGTG ATAACTTTGGATATAAATCTTGTTAAAGAGCGTCCACTGCAAGATTTCGTCGATCTTATTAAGTGTGACCCCAATATACGAAAAATGGTTTTAAACTTCAGTCTACACATTGCCGAGGGCAACATGGATTTAGCTTATCGCTCCATACGATCAATTCAATCTCCAACGATTTGGACAAATTTAGCAAAAATGTGCGTTCAAACTAGTCGCTTGGATGTTGCAAAGGTATGCATGGGCCATTTGGGTAAGGCGCGCTCCGTACGTGCCATTCGCCAAGCGATGGAAGATGATGACCTTGAAGATGAAGCAAAACTTGCGGTACTCGCTACTGAATTGGGTATGCACGATAAAGCAATTGAGTTATACAAAAAATGTGGCAGATTTGATTTACTGAACAAATTATTGCAGGCGCGTGGAAAAATAGATGAG GCTATAAATGTGGCCGAGACGGAAGATCGTGTTcacttaaaaaatacatattttcacaaGGCACAGCAATTAAAAGAGAGCGGAGATATTAAGGCCGCACTGGAATACTTTGAAAAATCTCATAATCCAGTACAAAATATAACACAAATGCTTCTGGATAATCCTCTAGCGATGAAG CGTTATATGCAAAATTGTACTGATCCGAAAATGCTTAAATGGTGGGGTCAGTATATTGAAAGTTCTGGTGATATGGATGCTGCATTGGCCGTATATCAGAAGGCGGAGGATTGGTTTTCTCAA GTTAAAATACTTTGCTATTTAGGGAAAATTTCGAAAGCGGATGTCATAGCAAGACAATCTGGAGACAGAGCTGCCTGTTATCACTTAGCACGTCATTATGAGAATGTTGGAAAGTTCCAAGAAGCCATAATGTTCTACACACGGGCTCAAACGTTTAGCAACGCTATACGTATTTGTAAGGAAAATGATTTCCAAGATGAACTCTGGACCGTGGCTAGTTCTTCTCGTAGTCGTGATAAAGCGATTGCAGCCGCATACTTTGAAGAATGTGGATCTTTCAAACGTGCTGTAGAGTTATACCATCGCGCTGGCATGCTTCATAAGGCACTAGAAATGGCCTTTGAGTCGGAACAACCCGAAGTGCTAGAAATAATTGCGTCGGAATTAACCGTCGATTCAGATTCAGAGCTGGTGAATCGCTGTGCGGACTTTTTCACGAGTATCGAACAACATCAAAAGGCGGTTTATTTGTTGGCAAAGACAATGCATTTGAAGCGATCGTTACAAATCTGTATGGAGAAAGGAGTGCCGATCACCGAGGAACTTGCCGAGATGCTCACACCGAACAAAAACGAATTTAATGAAGAAATGCGAATTGAAATTCTTACACAGTTGGGTGAATTGTTACAACAACAAGGTGACTATCACACTGCTACCAAGAAATTCACTCAAGCCGGAGATAAAGTGCGAGCCATGAAGAGTTTGCTAAAATCGGGCAGCActgaaaaaatcatatttttcgcaAATATGTCCCGACAGCGCGAGGTATATATCATGGCAGCCAATTACTTGCAAGCGTTGAATTGGCAAGAGGATGAACATATTCTTAAACATATTGTGACATTTTACTCGAAAGGTCAAGCATATGATTCCTTAGCAAATTTTTATGCTATTTGCGCACAAATCGAAATCGAAGAATATCACAACTATGAAAAAGCTTTGAAGGCAATGCTTGAGGCGgcaaattgcttaaaaaaactTGGACATTCACAACATGCGCTcaataatttggaaaaaaccATAGCAGATGTGCGAAAAGTTTTGGATATACAAAACGCAATGAAAAATAACGATAATCAAGCAATAATTTCCGGCTGTCGGAATATGTTAA taaaacCAGAAACGCCACCAATACGCCAAGCGGATATTCTTGCAATGTTGGTTCGTGCATTGGCTTATTCGAAACAGTGGCCCGAAGCCGGACGAGCTTTAAAAGAATTGGCTTTGAAGGATAATGCTTGGAGCACTATTGGATTGGTTGACAAAGCCTTAgtgcaaaaaatagcaaaagaaTGCAACCTAGACTTTGATATTATTTGGAATTCCGGTCGAAGACATGTCAATATTAAAGAAAGCGAAACCGATCAGGATAACGAAGAAGAGATAGAAGAGGAATTACGATAA